The window CGTTGCGTGTGagataaaagaaaaaaaacaagcaACCGCTCCATCCTGCCTCCCCGACACCTCCAGCGCGTCGCCGCCTGCTGCCACGCCCCACCCTGCCTCACCGctcgccgccgcccaccgccgcccacCCCGCTGGCGCGCCTACCCCTACCCCGAGTGCCCCCACACGCGTAGCCTTCCACTGCCGGCGACCCGTGGCCTGCCACTGCCGACGACGAGGAACTGTCGGATCTCGATGAATCCGGTGGGGAATGGCGCGTAGGCAGCGAATCTGGAAGGAAGGCGGCCGGGGCTTGGAGCATGACGGCTGGCCGGTACGCCATGGCATTGGGGGGAGGGGGGCGTCCCATGCTCCGCCCGTTTGTGTCCGCGCGAGGAGCTCACCCCCAAAGAACTCCTCGGGCGTCCTGCGGGCCCAGGCCGGAGGCGGCAGGCCCCAGCGCGGGGGCCGACAGGAAGGGGTCGATTCGGATCTCCGGGGCCGACAACGCGCCTGGCGCCGGCGGGGGACGCGGGAGGGCAGCAGCTCACGGACGAGGAGGCCCCCGCGGCGTGGGGGGCCTCGaggccggcgcgggcggcgggagGGGGGACTCGCCGTACCAGGGCTATGAGGTGCAGCGTCTGGCGAGGTTGGTGGACCACGCGCTGCCCTTCTCCCTGCTCCTCCTCGGCGTCTTCATCCGCCAGCACCTGCAAGGTACGCGAATCTGCGTGCAGCACCTACCTCTTTCTTCTCTATGAAGCGTGAGGTTTCCCTCATCAGGCTATACGCCTGAATTTGTGACGCGAGTTTGGTTCGATCCAAATACTGCAGAGAGTTGCTGGTCAGAAGATGATGGCGAGTTCCTCATTCCAATTGAGTTTATATTGTGTAGGTTTCTTCGTAATGATTTGGATTACCTCAGTCATGTTCAACTCCAATGATATCTTGCGCAAGCAGACCGCTCTTAAGGTTTGTGCTTCTTAACTTGTGTGTCAACGTGCTTGTCCGACTTCAAGAGGTTAATTCATTAATTGTTCTGGCAAGCAGACTGCTCTCAAGGGCTTGCGCTTCTTATCTGGTGTATCAACATTATTGTCATTGTTCTAGCAGGCTACAAGGTTGCGGGAGCGACCCTGCCATTGTCATGACGGCTGCTCCTTCTGGCTGGATCGAGGCATGAAGACCTGTGGGATCCCCTCCTTCGGCAGGACCTCCTCATCTGGTGAGATTCCCTCCCCATGCCCGATGCCTCAAACCGTTCAGCAAGCACTAGCAAGTAACTATGTTTACTTGATTTTTTTCATAATTTATTTAGTCCTGATGAGTGTTCAACGGTATGGGAAATTAAGGATTTGCATGAGACTGACGATTGTGATTTTGGCCCTGTACTGAATAATTTTGGGAGCGACTGGGTGATGATTACAAGCCAGTTAACTGAATGAGTCCTTCAGCCGCTGGCTAGCTAGATGTTCTTATCTTACCATTATATGTCTTCCTCAGTATTGTTTTGTGAATTATTTCTTTTTTCGAACTATGCAGGAGGACTGCATGTGATGAGTTAAGGCACAAGAAGATCTACGACCATTTTAGCTCCAGCAGTTAGTACACATCCAATCAACAGTGCATTTTCACGACCCAGGCTTCTGAATTCTGACTGACAGGCTCGCAGGCACAGCCACATATAATCTCACGCATTCAAAATGCTAGCTACATGAAATACGCCCAGATTTACGAGTAGAAATCCAAGGTAACACTTATCGCTTAAAAGTATTTACTTCATTTTTTATCTGCATGTAAAAAGAGAATGCAAGATGAAATATAAAGTTTGCAGATTCCTCCTCTATGTTCAATTTTCCTAATAGGAAGAACCATACCAACAGCCCTTGAACTAGATTTGTCGAAGCAGCATACACACATATTCATGTTTTACATTTTaaatttgaagaccaaggcaactcCCGATCAATTTAATTGGAGGTGAATGTCTTTTTTTGTTTGTATTTAATCTTAGAAAACAGAATCTCATCAAGTGAAAATCCGCAGGCATTGCAGTCCAATTGTtctaaggattggaaccagacgtgTGGCTCAATACTGCTTGGAACATGTGAGCAAAATTTACGTACATGCACCTTCTTGGATGATAGAACTTCTCTATGTTTGTACCTCCTCGTCATTAAAACTTTGCAAACTTTATGAGTAAAAAGTAAGAAGTAATGTTCTCACTTCTCTTTTTTATGACCATCATTATCTCAGTCTCAACAACATCCAGGAGATGTACCTACGTAGCTAATGTTAGTTCAAAAGCTTTATTTCACAAGTTGGCAACATGATATTCAGGATGTTAAGCAGGTGTTATAGTTCTAATTTGCCTTCTTCTCATAAAACTTGGGTCTCATAAACAGTAGAGACTGTAGCCCGATGTTGCTCACTGCACACTTATACTTATTCTGATTTTTGATGGCCTCCTAAATTTGAATTATTGTCTTGATGCCAGCTGGAGGACCTTTGCAATCTTATCAAGCTTGACACTAAACTGGCACTCTTACTTGATCCCATATTACTCCTTCGAACAATTTGTGCGCAAAGTTGAGGCAATTGGGGCCAATAATCGTGTTAGAATAAACTTCTTTCTTCCTTTTTCCATACTGTGGGGCAACAGGATCTGAGTCCCACTACATCGCCCTTTGGTATGTTTCGTGGGGATCTTTTTTATACAACGCATAAATGCTGATTCGTTCATGCGTTTATTAGAAGTAAGAGGCGCAGCATGCGAGGCGTCCTCGAAGTTGAAGGAGTAGTAGAGCAGAGGATATTCTTAGTGATTTGGATATACAGAGTTTATGATACAaagacctattttgtttttgtactGACTCTTGAATTTTCTGCTTTCTATTTCTGAACCCTTTTGATATGTTCTTTACTCCTGATTTCAGCCTTTCAAGGTATGTTCTTCTTCCGGGATTGCAGAGAGCATGGACCACCAAATGGAAGGAGATGCCATCCTTGACTGTCGTTGTCTTTGGCATGTTGCTACCATTTTTTAATCCTTGCACTGCAGAGACCTCAGTCTATCCATGTAGGTCATGCCTTCTAATCAGTTTTTTGACTCTTATGTATGTGTGTGCTCTTGCATTACTTACTGGATCTTGTTGTATACGATGATCCATTGTCAGCTATACAAAGGCTCTGAATTAAAAAATTTGTCAAGTTCGGTTTAGATTTAATTTTATTCCACCTCTTTTTGAATGGACAATGTGTGTGTTGTTTAAACGAACACTATGTGAAATTCATAGGCATTGTGAGGGCATGGAGAAAGGATTtgatttttattctttttttcagcGTTCAGAGCTGTTACCTGCTACACCTACACACATGGAAAACTTAAACTTAGTAGTCCAAAATTAAGCAGCAAACTTTATTGCCGGTCATCTAAAAATTCAGTGACAACTGCTGACACACGAGCAGCTTCATTTTTTAGTAGAGTTAGTAGATGATGCAGATGACAGTTCTACCTGCAGGAGGTCCTAGAGGATCCTTAAATATTGTACTACATAATCTCTTTCCAGATTCTTGAAACTTGCACTCTTCTGTTGAATTTCGCATTTTGGTTGATCTGTACTGCTTCTTTTATTGTTGTCAGCCTAGAATTATATCGCATTTTAATCTTTAATGGGAAGATTCATAATTATGCTTTCATACCAATTTGACTGCATGACTTAATTAGTGGCTGCAATATTATTTCATGGTCCACAACAGAACTAAATGTGTCAAAATGAAACATTCTTCTTTCCATGTATCAAAGTATTAAGCAACCAAATATGTTAGTATCTAAATTGTTATGTTTAGGATGATATATTTCAAAGAGCCACATGTGCCCAAAACAATGGTGCCAAGTGCGTAGACAATGAAGCATTACCCTTTCTTGCTAAGGTACATATGTTGATTTCTGTTGTGTACCACGTGTTTGCTGTAATGCCTAGAGGAGATTATGAAGTGATTTTCTCTACCAATTAAACAAATAAGCATTCCATACTTAGATTTTGAAGAATGTTTGTTTATGCAGGGATTTGCTAGGAAAAACCATCTCCGGAAAAATAGGGCCAAATTTGAATTCTAATAGAGTTGAAGAGACGCATAGAGCAAGAGACAGGGATAATACTTCCTCGTGGGCTTCCTGAGAATCTACAATGAAGAATAAGAAGGGTGTAATAACTAAGTATGCATGTCATAACTAAT is drawn from Triticum dicoccoides isolate Atlit2015 ecotype Zavitan chromosome 4A, WEW_v2.0, whole genome shotgun sequence and contains these coding sequences:
- the LOC119285658 gene encoding translation initiation factor IF-2-like, with the protein product MTAGRYAMALGGGGRPMLRPFVSARGAHPQRTPRASCGPRPEAAGPSAGADRKGSIRISGADNAPGAGGGRGRAAAHGRGGPRGVGGLEAGAGGGRGDSPYQGYEVQRLARLVDHALPFSLLLLGVFIRQHLQGFFVMIWITSVMFNSNDILRKQTALKQATRLRERPCHCHDGCSFWLDRGMKTCGIPSFGRTSSSGGLHVMS